Proteins encoded by one window of Acuticoccus sp. MNP-M23:
- a CDS encoding aspartate/glutamate racemase family protein yields the protein MPATTRLGMLTPSSNTVLEPMTQAMIAGLDGVSAHFARFRVVEISLRTEALGQFQLEPMLAAAELLADAKVDAIAWNGTSAGWLGFDKDETLCAAIETRTGVPASSSVLALLDIVKRSGASTYGLVTPYVADVQDKIVETFAGAGLTCAAEEHLSITENFAFGEVSEARVREMCFGVARAQPDCIIVLCTNMRGGRIAADIEAETGIPVHDTVATAVWGALRKAGRDPSAIHGWGRLFQV from the coding sequence ATGCCTGCCACCACCCGCCTCGGGATGCTGACGCCTTCGTCCAACACCGTGCTGGAACCGATGACCCAGGCGATGATTGCGGGGCTTGACGGGGTCAGCGCCCATTTTGCCCGGTTTCGCGTGGTCGAGATTTCACTGCGCACCGAGGCGCTCGGGCAGTTTCAGCTTGAGCCGATGCTGGCCGCCGCCGAGCTTCTGGCCGATGCGAAGGTGGACGCCATTGCCTGGAACGGGACGTCCGCCGGGTGGCTGGGCTTCGACAAGGACGAGACGCTTTGCGCCGCCATCGAAACGCGCACCGGGGTGCCGGCGTCGTCTTCCGTTCTGGCGCTCCTCGACATCGTGAAGCGGTCGGGCGCAAGCACCTACGGGCTCGTGACCCCGTACGTTGCCGATGTGCAGGACAAGATTGTGGAGACGTTCGCGGGCGCCGGGCTCACCTGCGCCGCCGAGGAACACCTCTCGATCACCGAAAATTTTGCGTTCGGTGAAGTGAGCGAGGCGCGCGTGCGGGAGATGTGTTTCGGGGTGGCCCGCGCGCAGCCAGACTGCATCATCGTCCTGTGCACCAACATGCGCGGTGGCCGGATTGCGGCCGATATCGAGGCGGAAACCGGCATTCCCGTGCACGACACGGTGGCAACGGCCGTGTGGGGCGCACTGCGTAAGGCGGGGCGCGACCCGTCGGCCATCCACGGCTGGGGCAGGCTGTTTCAGGTCTGA
- a CDS encoding mechanosensitive ion channel family protein: MWPLAFLRCAAIWVALALGCTGSLAAGGSDTAAAAAPTTPQATAAELAPLSSQERAALIGRMTDAQSRDLLLYYLSQNAPAAAASAQGHAAALSMKVLQETGTALRVNLEAVLSKFGQLIGDYVGKMEEKLRVSVGAGGILYIVGTLLGLTLVGGLLELGYRYATRTMVARYESAPIETVRQKMTRALGQLVHGLGAIAVFAAGFIGTFLAVWQGDVPRRDFLIVVLLAIVVTRVTVALIRFVFLPNHTGWRIMPADDEAAAHFVRGTRRQVTLGIVLLLIGTLGRMWEVENDVWRLGSLLGAIVFALSYGLFLWRYRRHALRTVEAAVEGINAPRWASGAAGWTWYALAVTYVIVATLLGIYALLLGNTYDPLRAAAGFLVLFVLNPYATAVCKALFLSDNIIAAPARPSQIFVTDPDDGERVAMNLSSAPAEDGDATTRAPDPEVSMALRDKRVLSRVISTVVLIASLALFATVIGVDVFSSTNEYPIAQFVLGILIDIGVVGLLGYVIWALIASWIDKKLAEERAKAPVEEEESEGPSANAGTRLQTILPLLRRTIQIVIAVMAVLVGLAAMGVNIAPLIAGAGVFGLAVGFGAQTLVKDIISGLFFLMDDAFRIGEYIETGGTAGTVERFNARSLVLRGYLGAVYTVPYGSLGMVTNFSRDWVMMKLRFRVPYDTDIDKVRKLFKKIGQEMQADPELGPAFLQPFKSQGVVKMDDSAFIVSGKFMTKPNQQWAIRKAVYTKVQKAFADNGIKFAPKRVIVDVPHADNMDDHHDARQEQLARAGAAVSASEGKS, translated from the coding sequence ATGTGGCCTCTGGCCTTTCTGCGGTGCGCTGCAATCTGGGTCGCGCTCGCGCTTGGTTGCACGGGGAGCCTTGCGGCCGGTGGCAGCGACACCGCAGCGGCCGCGGCTCCGACGACGCCGCAGGCGACCGCCGCCGAACTTGCCCCCCTGTCCTCGCAGGAGCGGGCCGCGCTCATCGGCCGGATGACGGACGCCCAGTCGCGCGACCTCCTCCTTTATTATCTCTCCCAGAATGCGCCGGCAGCGGCGGCCAGTGCCCAAGGCCATGCCGCAGCCCTCTCGATGAAGGTGCTGCAGGAGACCGGCACGGCCCTGCGCGTCAATCTGGAGGCCGTCCTTTCAAAATTCGGTCAGCTGATCGGCGACTATGTCGGCAAGATGGAGGAAAAGCTCCGGGTGTCGGTCGGCGCCGGCGGCATTTTGTATATTGTCGGCACGCTGCTGGGTCTCACCCTTGTCGGCGGCCTTCTGGAACTTGGCTACCGCTACGCCACGCGCACCATGGTCGCACGCTACGAAAGCGCGCCGATCGAGACAGTGCGGCAAAAGATGACGCGGGCCCTCGGACAGCTCGTCCACGGCCTTGGCGCCATTGCCGTCTTCGCGGCCGGCTTCATCGGGACGTTCCTCGCCGTGTGGCAAGGCGACGTACCGCGGCGGGACTTTCTGATTGTGGTGCTGCTCGCCATTGTGGTCACCCGCGTCACCGTCGCGCTGATCCGCTTCGTCTTCCTGCCCAACCACACCGGCTGGCGGATCATGCCGGCTGACGACGAAGCAGCGGCCCACTTCGTGCGCGGGACGCGCCGTCAGGTCACCCTCGGCATCGTCCTGTTGCTGATCGGCACGCTGGGGCGGATGTGGGAGGTGGAAAACGATGTGTGGCGCCTCGGCTCGCTCCTTGGCGCAATCGTGTTCGCCCTGTCGTACGGGCTGTTCCTGTGGCGCTACCGCCGCCATGCGCTGCGCACGGTCGAGGCTGCGGTGGAGGGCATCAACGCGCCGCGCTGGGCCAGCGGGGCTGCCGGATGGACCTGGTACGCCCTCGCCGTCACCTATGTCATTGTCGCCACGCTCCTCGGGATCTACGCGCTGCTTCTCGGCAATACGTACGACCCGCTGCGCGCCGCGGCCGGCTTCCTCGTCCTCTTCGTGCTCAACCCATATGCCACCGCCGTGTGCAAGGCGCTGTTCCTGTCGGACAACATCATCGCCGCCCCGGCCCGCCCGTCGCAGATTTTCGTCACCGACCCGGATGACGGCGAACGGGTGGCCATGAACCTGTCGTCCGCCCCGGCAGAAGACGGCGACGCAACCACCAGGGCGCCCGACCCGGAAGTCTCCATGGCCCTGCGCGACAAGCGCGTCCTCAGCCGGGTGATTTCCACCGTCGTCCTCATCGCGTCACTTGCCCTGTTCGCAACGGTGATCGGCGTGGACGTGTTCTCCTCCACCAACGAATATCCCATTGCGCAGTTCGTCCTCGGCATCCTCATCGACATCGGCGTCGTCGGCCTTCTCGGCTATGTCATCTGGGCGTTGATCGCGTCGTGGATCGACAAGAAACTGGCCGAAGAACGGGCCAAGGCCCCGGTTGAGGAAGAAGAGAGCGAAGGCCCGTCGGCCAATGCCGGCACACGGCTGCAGACCATCCTGCCGCTGCTGCGGCGGACAATTCAGATCGTGATTGCCGTGATGGCGGTGCTGGTGGGGCTGGCGGCCATGGGCGTCAACATCGCACCGCTGATTGCCGGTGCCGGCGTCTTCGGCCTTGCCGTCGGCTTCGGCGCGCAGACGCTGGTGAAGGACATCATCTCGGGCCTCTTCTTCCTGATGGACGATGCCTTCCGCATTGGCGAATACATCGAGACCGGCGGGACGGCGGGCACGGTGGAGCGGTTCAATGCGCGCTCGCTGGTGCTGCGCGGCTATCTGGGCGCGGTCTACACCGTGCCCTATGGCAGCCTTGGCATGGTCACCAACTTCAGCCGCGACTGGGTGATGATGAAGCTGCGTTTTCGCGTCCCCTACGACACCGACATCGACAAGGTGCGCAAGCTGTTCAAGAAGATCGGCCAGGAAATGCAGGCGGACCCGGAGCTGGGACCGGCCTTCCTGCAACCCTTCAAGTCACAGGGTGTGGTGAAGATGGACGACTCGGCGTTCATTGTCAGCGGCAAGTTCATGACCAAGCCCAACCAGCAGTGGGCCATCCGCAAGGCGGTCTACACCAAGGTGCAGAAGGCGTTCGCCGACAACGGCATCAAGTTTGCGCCCAAGCGCGTCATCGTCGATGTCCCGCATGCCGACAACATGGACGATCACCACGACGCGCGACAGGAGCAGCTGGCCCGCGCCGGCGCCGCCGTCAGCGCCTCCGAAGGCAAGTCCTGA